In Thermococcus thioreducens, a genomic segment contains:
- the pfpI gene encoding deglycase PfpI translates to MKVLFLSADGFEDLELICPLHRIKEEGHEVYVASFERGKITGKHGYSVNVDLAFEEVGPDEFDALVLPGGRAPEIVRLNEKAIEITRKMFEAGKPVASICHGPQILISAGVLKGRKGTSTITIRDDVVNAGAEWVNEEVVVDGNWVSSRHPGDLYAWMREFVKLLK, encoded by the coding sequence ATGAAGGTGCTGTTTCTGAGCGCGGACGGTTTTGAAGACCTGGAGCTCATATGCCCCCTCCACAGGATAAAGGAGGAGGGCCACGAGGTCTACGTGGCGAGTTTTGAGAGGGGCAAGATAACGGGCAAGCACGGCTATTCCGTCAACGTTGACCTTGCCTTTGAGGAGGTTGGCCCGGACGAGTTCGATGCCCTCGTTCTGCCCGGCGGAAGGGCGCCCGAGATAGTCAGGCTCAACGAGAAGGCCATCGAGATAACCAGAAAAATGTTTGAGGCAGGAAAGCCCGTCGCCAGCATCTGCCATGGCCCGCAGATACTCATCTCGGCGGGAGTGCTGAAGGGCAGGAAGGGGACTAGCACGATAACCATCAGGGACGACGTGGTAAATGCGGGCGCTGAATGGGTGAACGAGGAGGTAGTCGTTGACGGCAACTGGGTGAGCTCAAGGCACCCCGGCGACCTCTACGCCTGGATGAGGGAGTTCGTGAAGCTCCTGAAATGA
- a CDS encoding aminotransferase-like domain-containing protein: MEEKLMRKLSSGSLDFEAYFSDKAQGMKASEIRELLKLVEAGDVISLAGGLPAPETFPVEIIKEITAEVITHHADKALQYGTTKGFTPLRLALADWMEKRYGIPTSKVEIMMVAGSQQALDLIGRVFINPGDIVVVEGPTYLAALNAFKYYDPKFISIPMDDEGMRVDLLEEKLEELRRQGKRVKFVYTVSTFQNPAGVTMSLERRKKLIELAREYDFLIVEDSPYSELRYSGEPIPPIKHFDDEGRVLYLGTFSKIFAPGFRLGWIAAHPHFIRKIEIAKQAVDLCANPFGQVIAWKYVADGHLDEHIPKVIEFYRPRRDAMLEALEEYMPEGVKWTKPDGGMFIWVTLPEGIDTKLMAEKAIRKGVAYVPGEAFFAYRDVKNTMRLNFTYVPEETIREGVKRLAEVIKEEMNALKG; encoded by the coding sequence GTGGAGGAAAAGCTTATGCGCAAGCTGAGTTCTGGCTCACTGGATTTTGAGGCGTACTTCTCGGACAAGGCCCAGGGCATGAAAGCCTCTGAGATTAGGGAGCTCCTCAAGCTCGTCGAGGCAGGCGACGTTATAAGTCTCGCCGGAGGTCTTCCCGCTCCCGAGACGTTTCCCGTCGAGATCATCAAGGAGATAACCGCGGAGGTTATAACCCACCACGCGGATAAGGCCCTCCAGTACGGGACCACCAAAGGATTCACCCCGCTTCGCCTCGCGCTGGCGGACTGGATGGAGAAGCGCTACGGCATCCCGACCAGCAAAGTCGAGATAATGATGGTCGCGGGAAGCCAGCAGGCCCTCGACCTCATCGGCAGGGTCTTCATAAACCCTGGGGACATCGTTGTCGTCGAAGGACCGACGTACCTGGCCGCTTTAAACGCCTTCAAGTACTACGACCCCAAGTTCATAAGCATACCCATGGACGACGAGGGAATGAGGGTAGACCTCCTTGAGGAGAAGCTGGAGGAGCTGAGGAGGCAGGGGAAGAGGGTCAAGTTCGTCTACACCGTCTCCACCTTCCAGAATCCAGCAGGGGTCACGATGAGCCTCGAAAGGAGAAAGAAGCTTATAGAACTCGCCAGGGAGTACGACTTCCTCATCGTCGAGGACAGCCCTTACAGCGAGCTCCGCTACTCCGGCGAGCCCATACCGCCGATCAAGCACTTCGACGACGAGGGAAGGGTCCTGTACCTCGGGACTTTCTCAAAGATATTCGCCCCGGGGTTCAGGCTGGGATGGATAGCGGCACACCCACACTTCATCAGGAAGATAGAGATAGCCAAGCAGGCCGTTGACCTCTGTGCGAACCCCTTCGGGCAGGTTATCGCCTGGAAGTACGTCGCCGACGGCCATCTGGATGAGCACATTCCGAAGGTCATAGAGTTCTACAGGCCGAGGAGAGACGCAATGCTTGAGGCCCTGGAGGAGTACATGCCGGAGGGCGTTAAGTGGACGAAGCCCGACGGAGGAATGTTCATCTGGGTTACTCTGCCGGAGGGCATAGACACCAAGCTCATGGCCGAGAAGGCCATAAGGAAGGGCGTCGCCTACGTTCCTGGTGAGGCTTTCTTCGCCTACCGCGACGTCAAGAACACGATGCGTCTCAACTTTACCTACGTGCCTGAAGAGACCATACGCGAGGGAGTTAAGAGGCTGGCAGAGGTCATAAAGGAAGAGATGAATGCCCTTAAGGGCTGA
- a CDS encoding Lrp/AsnC family transcriptional regulator, translated as MRTGLDDTDRKILSILQRNSRTPLREISKEVNLAESTVYERIKKLKEKGIIKKFTVILDPNALGFGILAFILIKAKAGKYSHVASELKKYPEIVEIFETTGDYDMLVKIRTRGSEELNEFLDTIGEIEGVEATHTMVVLKVHKETTELPL; from the coding sequence ATGCGAACCGGCTTGGACGATACAGACAGGAAGATCCTCTCAATACTCCAGAGAAACAGCAGGACTCCCCTCAGGGAGATATCCAAGGAAGTTAATCTCGCAGAATCGACCGTCTACGAGAGGATTAAGAAGCTGAAAGAGAAGGGCATAATAAAAAAGTTCACCGTGATACTTGACCCCAACGCCCTCGGCTTCGGCATTCTGGCGTTCATACTGATAAAAGCGAAAGCGGGGAAGTACTCCCACGTGGCGAGTGAGCTCAAAAAGTATCCGGAGATAGTCGAGATTTTCGAGACCACCGGGGACTACGACATGCTCGTCAAAATAAGAACCAGGGGTAGCGAGGAGCTCAACGAGTTTCTGGACACGATAGGTGAAATAGAGGGTGTTGAAGCCACCCACACCATGGTCGTCCTCAAGGTTCATAAGGAGACCACCGAACTTCCCCTCTGA
- a CDS encoding family 4A encapsulin nanocompartment shell protein: protein MRGDLIRVLSTIEEKANELKLDGYEPDVVLLGKKAYEFIREQLNEEFGDEEEVFELSGLKIRVVEELEGDAVVADSKNLGLGPGGAKRFKVVL, encoded by the coding sequence ATGCGCGGGGACCTGATCCGTGTTCTAAGCACGATAGAGGAGAAGGCTAACGAGCTGAAGCTCGACGGCTACGAGCCGGACGTGGTTCTGCTCGGAAAGAAGGCCTACGAGTTCATAAGGGAGCAGCTCAACGAGGAGTTTGGCGACGAGGAGGAGGTTTTCGAGCTCTCCGGGCTCAAGATACGTGTGGTCGAGGAGCTGGAAGGCGATGCAGTTGTCGCAGACAGCAAAAACCTCGGGCTCGGCCCCGGTGGTGCAAAGAGGTTTAAGGTCGTCCTATAA
- a CDS encoding gamma-glutamyl-gamma-aminobutyrate hydrolase family protein produces MKPLIGIIGQTDPSKNRLFLDRRHIERIAEAGGVPAVFNINCSPDEILEHVDGILLIEGPDVHPYFYGEDPSSAIKYVDVERDEFEICLVKKAVERGVPILGISRGMHVINVALGGTLYQDLTDIPKAIKHDWDVNLIGPSQRVHGVRIKTNSRLYEILKDGLDIEGTNEVYLRVNSFHHQAVKRVGEGIKPVAYAVDGLIEAIEGAEGFIIGLQWQPEYLPEMVRVFEAFVRAAAEYRLKKLELEKIEIEAELREELTKGQGGSHHSSETNGSPPDTNQT; encoded by the coding sequence ATGAAGCCATTGATAGGTATAATCGGGCAGACCGACCCCTCCAAGAACAGGCTTTTTCTGGACCGGAGACATATTGAAAGGATAGCCGAAGCCGGGGGCGTTCCGGCGGTTTTCAACATCAACTGCTCGCCCGATGAGATTCTTGAGCACGTGGACGGAATACTCCTCATAGAGGGACCGGACGTTCATCCATACTTCTACGGTGAAGACCCCTCAAGTGCCATAAAATACGTCGATGTTGAGAGGGACGAGTTCGAGATATGCCTTGTCAAAAAGGCCGTCGAGAGGGGAGTCCCCATACTGGGAATCTCCCGTGGAATGCACGTGATAAACGTTGCCCTCGGGGGAACGCTCTATCAGGACCTAACCGATATTCCCAAGGCCATAAAGCACGACTGGGACGTAAACCTGATAGGACCTAGCCAGAGGGTTCACGGCGTTAGGATAAAGACCAACTCAAGGCTCTACGAAATACTCAAGGACGGGCTTGACATTGAAGGTACGAACGAGGTGTATCTGAGGGTCAACAGCTTCCACCACCAGGCGGTGAAGAGGGTTGGGGAAGGGATAAAACCAGTTGCTTACGCAGTGGACGGGCTTATCGAAGCCATTGAAGGAGCTGAAGGGTTCATAATCGGCCTCCAGTGGCAGCCGGAATATCTACCGGAGATGGTGAGGGTCTTTGAAGCGTTCGTGCGCGCTGCCGCCGAATATCGCCTCAAAAAGCTTGAGCTGGAAAAGATCGAGATAGAGGCCGAGCTCAGGGAGGAGCTCACAAAGGGACAAGGTGGGAGCCATCACAGCTCGGAAACGAACGGTAGCCCTCCCGACACGAACCAAACGTGA
- a CDS encoding ribose 1,5-bisphosphate isomerase: MPVVKEVLEIAEEIRDMRIRGAGKIARSAAYALQIQAEKSRATDVDEFWKEMKQAAKILYETRPTAVSLPNALRYVMHRGKVAYAGGADLDQLKFIVINAAKEFIHNSEKAIERIGEMGAKRIEDGDVIMTHCHSKAAISVMRTAFEQGKDIKVIVTETRPKWQGKLTAKELASYGIPVIYVVDSAARHYMKMTDKVVMGADSITVNGAVINKIGTALIALTAKEHRIWTMIAAETYKFHPETMLGQLVEIEMRDPYEVIPKEELETWPKNIEVWNPAFDVTPPEYIDVIITERGIIPPSAAIDILKEEFGWALKYTEPWED; the protein is encoded by the coding sequence ATGCCGGTAGTGAAGGAAGTGCTTGAAATTGCGGAGGAGATTAGGGACATGAGGATAAGGGGCGCTGGCAAAATCGCCAGGTCGGCGGCCTATGCGCTCCAGATACAGGCCGAGAAGAGCAGAGCCACGGACGTTGACGAGTTCTGGAAGGAGATGAAGCAGGCCGCAAAGATACTCTACGAGACAAGGCCGACTGCGGTTTCCCTCCCGAATGCGCTCCGCTACGTCATGCACCGCGGGAAGGTGGCGTACGCCGGCGGTGCCGACCTTGACCAGCTGAAATTCATAGTCATAAACGCGGCCAAGGAGTTCATCCACAACTCCGAGAAGGCCATCGAGAGGATAGGCGAGATGGGGGCGAAGCGCATAGAGGACGGCGACGTCATAATGACCCACTGCCACAGCAAGGCTGCCATAAGCGTCATGAGAACCGCCTTCGAACAGGGCAAGGACATAAAGGTCATAGTCACCGAGACGAGGCCCAAGTGGCAGGGCAAGCTCACCGCGAAGGAGCTGGCCAGCTACGGCATACCCGTTATATACGTCGTTGACAGCGCCGCGAGGCACTACATGAAGATGACGGACAAGGTCGTCATGGGCGCGGACAGCATAACGGTCAACGGCGCGGTCATAAACAAGATTGGGACTGCCTTAATAGCCCTCACCGCCAAGGAGCACAGGATATGGACCATGATAGCCGCTGAGACCTACAAGTTCCACCCCGAGACGATGCTCGGCCAGCTGGTCGAGATAGAGATGCGCGACCCATACGAGGTCATCCCGAAGGAGGAGCTTGAGACCTGGCCGAAGAACATAGAGGTCTGGAATCCAGCGTTCGACGTCACTCCACCCGAGTACATCGACGTCATCATAACCGAGCGCGGAATAATCCCGCCGAGCGCGGCCATAGACATACTCAAGGAGGAGTTCGGCTGGGCCCTCAAGTACACCGAGCCCTGGGAGGACTGA
- a CDS encoding C/D box methylation guide ribonucleoprotein complex aNOP56 subunit (functions along with aFIB and aL7a; guides 2'-O-methylation of ribose to specific sites in RNAs), with product MKAYIAENVRGIYAFDEGGNLIDQRVFSGRPEASLDRLLKGEPSDELISFLDELKGRGYDEFVVEDSELGRKLKELGYNATAEFPNMAGEKLRSSPEEFLGEKWFDEYFSVGVALTRLRIQEQSGARDKMIIQAIESLDDIDKVINLLVSRLREWYSLHFPELDEILPKHQQYVTFVKEIGPRENVSEEKLKSLGLPEGKIEKIMRAAEASMGAPLGKFDADIIMELASEINDLYKLREQIEDYLEMAMDEVAPNLKALVGAKLGARLLSLAGGLKELAMMPASTIQVLGAEKALFRHLRSGAKPPKHGVIFQYPAINRSPWWQRGKIARALAGKLAIAARVDYFSGEYIAEELKQEIEQRIQEIKQKYPNPPKRKAKPEKKKKKKFKGKEKRGKGFGGKKKEKAGRGKKGEKGKKRKKGGKR from the coding sequence ATGAAAGCTTACATAGCGGAGAACGTCAGGGGCATCTACGCCTTTGACGAGGGCGGTAATCTCATTGATCAGAGGGTCTTCTCCGGAAGGCCGGAAGCGAGCCTTGACAGGCTTTTAAAGGGCGAGCCAAGTGACGAGCTGATTTCTTTCCTCGACGAGCTTAAGGGGAGGGGCTACGACGAGTTCGTGGTGGAGGACTCCGAGCTGGGGAGAAAGCTCAAGGAGCTCGGTTACAACGCAACAGCCGAGTTTCCCAACATGGCTGGAGAAAAGCTCCGCTCAAGCCCGGAGGAGTTTTTGGGGGAGAAGTGGTTCGACGAGTACTTCAGCGTCGGCGTTGCCCTGACCAGGCTCCGCATACAGGAGCAGAGCGGCGCTCGCGACAAGATGATAATCCAGGCCATTGAGTCCCTCGACGACATTGACAAGGTGATTAATCTCCTCGTTTCTCGTTTGAGGGAGTGGTACAGCCTGCACTTCCCTGAGCTGGATGAAATCCTTCCCAAGCACCAGCAGTACGTAACCTTCGTCAAGGAGATTGGTCCAAGAGAAAACGTGAGCGAGGAGAAGCTCAAGAGCCTTGGCCTCCCCGAGGGCAAGATTGAGAAGATTATGAGGGCAGCGGAAGCCTCGATGGGTGCCCCGCTCGGAAAGTTCGACGCAGACATCATAATGGAGCTCGCGAGCGAGATAAACGACCTCTACAAGCTCAGGGAGCAGATAGAGGACTACCTTGAGATGGCAATGGACGAAGTCGCCCCGAACCTGAAAGCTTTGGTCGGTGCCAAGCTCGGCGCCAGACTGCTCAGCCTCGCCGGTGGGCTCAAAGAGCTTGCCATGATGCCCGCCTCGACCATACAGGTACTCGGCGCCGAGAAGGCCCTCTTCAGGCACCTGAGGAGCGGTGCGAAGCCTCCAAAGCACGGCGTCATCTTCCAGTACCCGGCCATAAACCGCTCACCGTGGTGGCAGAGGGGTAAGATAGCGAGGGCTTTGGCAGGAAAGCTCGCCATAGCGGCGCGTGTTGACTACTTCTCCGGCGAGTACATAGCCGAGGAGCTGAAGCAGGAGATAGAGCAGCGCATCCAGGAGATAAAGCAGAAGTATCCGAACCCGCCCAAGAGGAAGGCCAAGCCGGAAAAGAAGAAAAAGAAGAAGTTCAAGGGGAAAGAAAAGCGGGGCAAGGGCTTCGGTGGAAAGAAGAAGGAAAAGGCAGGAAGGGGCAAGAAGGGCGAGAAGGGTAAAAAGAGGAAGAAGGGCGGCAAGAGGTGA
- the snatA gene encoding neutral amino acid NAAT transporter SnatA gives MLEYLKYFVLLYGGLFAITNPVGAVPVFLSVTHDLSWEERREIATKTALTVVVTLVVFALIGEWIFRFFGSSVDAFAIAGGILLFKMAMDMLSGRLSTVKISREETEEFSEDVVTLEEVAIIPLAIPLISGPGAITTVMLYMAKSREVPEKAVVIASILAIGITVWLTLCSSNRIQKRLGRVGIKVLTRMMGLILTSMAVQMIINGIKGAFGL, from the coding sequence TTGCTTGAGTACCTGAAATACTTCGTGCTGCTCTACGGTGGGCTGTTTGCAATAACGAACCCGGTCGGAGCCGTCCCCGTCTTTCTGAGCGTTACCCATGACCTGAGCTGGGAAGAGAGGCGCGAAATAGCGACAAAGACCGCACTGACGGTGGTGGTGACCCTCGTGGTCTTCGCCCTCATTGGGGAGTGGATATTCAGGTTCTTTGGTTCGAGTGTTGACGCCTTCGCGATAGCCGGAGGTATTTTGCTCTTCAAGATGGCAATGGATATGCTCTCCGGAAGGCTCTCGACGGTCAAGATAAGCAGGGAAGAAACTGAGGAGTTCAGCGAGGACGTCGTCACCCTGGAGGAGGTCGCCATAATACCCCTCGCTATACCCCTTATCTCTGGCCCGGGAGCGATAACGACGGTCATGCTCTACATGGCCAAGAGCCGCGAGGTTCCCGAGAAGGCGGTAGTTATAGCCAGCATTCTTGCAATAGGAATAACCGTCTGGCTCACCCTCTGCTCCTCGAACAGGATACAAAAACGGCTGGGAAGGGTGGGCATCAAAGTGCTGACGAGGATGATGGGTCTGATACTGACCTCCATGGCTGTGCAGATGATAATCAACGGCATTAAGGGGGCGTTTGGGCTCTGA
- a CDS encoding SPL family radical SAM protein — protein sequence MYIRPFDPWKARLCTCPFKYTLNVYTGCDHACVYCYITGYIPNAFRVRIKEGLLPKLERELRRLDRRYIIALSYSSDPYPAVERELGITRKVLELFRRYGVRCMILTKSDVFERDLDILAELKCAVGVTVTTVNERKAKLLEPNAPSPMARIRALREAKEAGIPVYARIDPIIPFYTWEDFDETLDALDFVDHITVSTLKLRPDSKRRMSAKFPELMEKLWPLYERGERIGGYYYLPRELRFEILREAERKILERGITFGSCREGYRSFPSCDGSHLVPL from the coding sequence ATGTACATCCGGCCCTTTGACCCCTGGAAGGCGAGGCTCTGCACCTGCCCCTTTAAGTACACGCTGAACGTCTACACAGGTTGCGACCACGCGTGCGTTTACTGCTACATAACGGGCTACATCCCCAATGCCTTTCGGGTGAGGATCAAGGAAGGGCTCTTGCCGAAGCTGGAGCGGGAGCTCAGAAGGCTCGACAGGCGCTACATAATAGCGCTCTCCTATTCATCGGACCCATATCCAGCGGTGGAGCGTGAGCTGGGCATAACGAGGAAGGTTCTGGAGCTCTTCAGGCGCTATGGTGTCAGGTGCATGATCCTCACGAAGTCGGACGTATTTGAGCGCGATCTCGACATCCTGGCCGAGCTGAAGTGCGCCGTTGGTGTAACTGTGACTACAGTCAACGAGAGGAAGGCAAAGCTCCTTGAGCCGAACGCTCCATCGCCGATGGCCAGAATCCGGGCGCTCCGGGAAGCGAAAGAGGCTGGCATCCCAGTTTACGCGAGGATAGACCCAATAATTCCTTTCTACACCTGGGAGGACTTCGATGAGACGCTCGACGCGCTGGATTTTGTCGACCACATAACCGTTTCAACCCTCAAGCTCCGGCCGGATTCGAAGAGGCGCATGTCCGCCAAGTTCCCGGAGCTGATGGAAAAGCTGTGGCCGCTATACGAGAGGGGTGAGAGGATAGGAGGCTATTACTACCTGCCGCGAGAGCTGAGGTTTGAGATATTGAGAGAAGCAGAGAGGAAGATTCTGGAAAGGGGGATCACGTTTGGTTCGTGTCGGGAGGGCTACCGTTCGTTTCCGAGCTGTGATGGCTCCCACCTTGTCCCTTTGTGA
- a CDS encoding triphosphoribosyl-dephospho-CoA synthase, translating into MERFKIVRAFILGPLLEATVPKPGNVNRYRDFGDLTIYNFLFADTAVIGVYYEAVKTAELLRKGIISFSEAGIGELIKRAVQASREAQDANPNFGVIALSVPLIMGLTVGRNILDAREKARLLIEESTVRDTMELYRAIRIANPKGIPSGVKYDVYSDESFRELFRDGINLARLAEMSCERELIFCEWINGYDLSYSTFGRLYGLIKELPLEDAVVEAFLELLAEKEDTLIMRKAGRREADLVRRKAREVLNGNLSLQEFDAFMREEGDLRNPGSLADIMAVSLSLLVLRGLRMEIRNGKVWGVIGRP; encoded by the coding sequence ATGGAGCGCTTTAAGATAGTCCGTGCCTTCATCCTCGGCCCCCTCCTTGAGGCGACGGTTCCGAAGCCCGGCAACGTGAACCGCTACCGGGACTTCGGGGATCTGACCATCTACAACTTCCTGTTCGCTGATACAGCGGTCATCGGGGTCTACTACGAGGCCGTGAAGACGGCCGAACTCCTGCGAAAGGGCATCATATCCTTCAGTGAGGCTGGCATAGGGGAGCTGATAAAACGCGCGGTTCAGGCCTCGCGTGAGGCCCAGGACGCTAACCCGAATTTTGGCGTCATAGCCCTTTCGGTGCCCCTCATAATGGGGCTGACAGTGGGCCGCAACATTCTCGATGCTCGGGAGAAGGCGAGGCTCCTGATAGAAGAATCGACGGTTCGGGATACGATGGAGCTTTACCGGGCGATAAGGATAGCAAACCCCAAAGGAATCCCCAGCGGAGTTAAGTACGACGTTTACAGTGACGAGTCATTCAGGGAGCTCTTCCGGGACGGTATAAACCTTGCCCGGCTGGCGGAGATGAGCTGTGAAAGGGAGCTCATCTTCTGTGAGTGGATCAACGGCTACGACCTGAGCTATTCAACCTTTGGGCGGCTCTACGGGCTGATAAAGGAGCTCCCGCTTGAGGATGCGGTTGTGGAGGCATTCCTTGAGCTCCTGGCTGAGAAGGAGGACACGCTCATAATGAGGAAGGCTGGAAGGAGGGAGGCCGATCTCGTGAGGAGAAAAGCCAGGGAAGTTCTCAACGGAAATCTTTCCCTGCAGGAGTTTGACGCCTTCATGCGAGAGGAGGGCGATTTAAGGAATCCCGGCAGTCTCGCCGATATAATGGCAGTCTCGCTGAGCCTGCTCGTCCTGCGGGGACTCAGGATGGAAATCAGAAACGGAAAGGTGTGGGGGGTTATAGGACGACCTTAA
- a CDS encoding OsmC family protein, which yields MGDEIKGKLRWTEGTQFIGRIEGESCAVVLGEGGISPMKLLLLSVAGCTAYDVVMILQKMREPIRGLEVEIIGERREEHPRIYRKVHIHYRIYGDVSKEKAKRAIELSQDKYCSASAHIKLSGAEVTYSFEIIPGKA from the coding sequence GTGGGTGACGAAATAAAGGGAAAGCTTAGGTGGACGGAAGGAACCCAGTTCATTGGAAGGATAGAGGGTGAAAGTTGCGCGGTGGTTCTCGGGGAAGGGGGAATAAGCCCAATGAAGCTCCTCCTTCTCAGCGTCGCCGGGTGCACGGCCTATGATGTCGTCATGATACTCCAGAAGATGCGAGAGCCGATTAGAGGCCTGGAGGTCGAGATAATCGGCGAGAGGCGCGAGGAGCACCCCCGCATATACCGAAAGGTTCACATCCACTACAGGATTTACGGCGACGTGAGCAAGGAGAAGGCGAAGCGCGCCATAGAGCTGAGCCAGGACAAGTACTGCTCCGCCTCGGCCCATATAAAGCTCAGTGGGGCAGAAGTTACATACTCCTTCGAGATAATTCCCGGCAAAGCTTAG
- a CDS encoding PspC domain-containing protein codes for MAKKLVRSKKDRMFLGVLGGIAEPLNVDPTLVRLIFVVLLVFNPAAMTLLYFLAALVIPEEEREEEKSLSERIEELIGETGERLEDVISGNENYKAVALLLILLGAILLAGPFMPFLLPAIDFRTLLAVVFLVIGIILLLRGE; via the coding sequence ATGGCAAAGAAACTGGTAAGGTCAAAGAAAGACCGAATGTTCCTCGGCGTCCTCGGTGGAATAGCCGAGCCCCTCAACGTTGACCCCACCCTCGTAAGGCTTATCTTTGTCGTTCTCCTGGTGTTCAACCCTGCGGCCATGACGCTGCTCTACTTCCTCGCGGCCCTCGTGATACCTGAGGAGGAAAGAGAGGAGGAAAAATCCCTCTCTGAGAGAATCGAGGAACTGATAGGGGAGACGGGAGAGCGGCTGGAGGATGTGATCTCGGGCAATGAGAACTATAAGGCGGTAGCCCTCCTGCTGATACTTCTGGGCGCAATACTGCTGGCGGGACCGTTCATGCCGTTCCTCCTTCCTGCCATTGATTTCAGGACGTTGCTCGCGGTTGTGTTCCTGGTAATCGGCATAATCCTCCTTTTGAGGGGTGAGTGA
- a CDS encoding OBG GTPase family GTP-binding protein: MPTNVTAEYLAAEEEYRNAKTIPEKIRALEKMYATVPKHKGTEKLRLQIKRKLAELRKELEKQRQMRKGGGGPSMSVRKEGAAQIVLTGLPNVGKSSLMKALTNVDIDVADYAFTTVEPIPGMMHHKDVQIQLVEVPGLVEGAALGKGMGPQLLSVIRNADAIAIVVDLSQDPVKQMETLLKEFERAGIKLNKRRPRVEIKRTAMGGIVINGQENIKGDISEVMKMLREERIHSAEITVKEPVTLEEFADALDESLVWRRAIIIANKGDAPGSRENYEKLVEAYGDRFRIIPVSAKRKIQLDKLKDELYELAGIIRVFTKSPGEEPAYPPVPLKKGSTVMDLAERIHKDFAKNFRYARVWGRSVKFPGQRVGADHVLEDGDIVEIHAR; the protein is encoded by the coding sequence ATGCCAACGAACGTGACAGCGGAGTACCTCGCGGCGGAGGAAGAGTACAGGAACGCCAAGACTATCCCGGAGAAAATACGGGCCCTGGAAAAGATGTACGCCACTGTGCCAAAGCACAAGGGGACGGAGAAGCTCAGGCTCCAGATAAAGAGGAAGCTCGCCGAGCTGAGGAAGGAGCTTGAGAAGCAGAGGCAGATGCGTAAAGGCGGTGGCGGGCCGTCGATGTCGGTGAGGAAGGAAGGTGCGGCACAGATAGTCCTTACCGGCCTGCCCAATGTCGGCAAAAGCTCGCTCATGAAGGCTTTAACAAACGTGGACATAGACGTTGCGGACTACGCGTTCACGACCGTCGAGCCGATTCCCGGGATGATGCACCACAAGGACGTCCAGATACAGCTCGTCGAGGTTCCTGGCCTCGTGGAAGGTGCTGCACTTGGAAAGGGTATGGGGCCGCAGCTCCTGAGCGTCATAAGGAATGCAGATGCGATAGCTATCGTGGTTGACCTCTCCCAGGACCCGGTCAAGCAGATGGAAACCCTCCTCAAGGAGTTTGAAAGGGCCGGGATAAAGCTCAACAAGCGCCGCCCGAGGGTCGAGATAAAGAGGACGGCAATGGGCGGAATCGTCATCAACGGCCAGGAGAACATCAAGGGCGACATAAGCGAGGTCATGAAGATGCTCCGGGAGGAGAGGATTCACTCGGCCGAGATAACCGTCAAGGAGCCCGTAACTCTGGAGGAGTTCGCAGACGCTTTAGATGAGAGCCTCGTATGGAGAAGGGCGATAATCATAGCCAACAAGGGCGACGCCCCTGGAAGCAGGGAGAACTACGAGAAGCTCGTTGAGGCCTACGGGGACAGGTTCAGGATAATCCCCGTTTCCGCCAAGAGGAAGATACAGCTAGACAAGCTCAAGGACGAGCTCTACGAGCTGGCAGGGATTATTCGCGTCTTCACCAAAAGCCCCGGAGAGGAGCCAGCTTACCCGCCGGTGCCGCTGAAGAAGGGCTCAACGGTTATGGATCTGGCAGAGAGGATACACAAGGACTTCGCCAAGAACTTCCGCTATGCTAGAGTCTGGGGCAGGAGCGTCAAGTTCCCGGGCCAGCGCGTTGGTGCCGACCACGTGCTTGAGGACGGGGATATTGTAGAGATTCACGCGAGGTAA